In Cytophagales bacterium, the sequence CACGTTCAAATCTTTCTTACCTTCAAATGCATAATCAATGGTAAAAGAATTGCTCGTTGGATTGGGATATATCAATAAAGTCTCACTTTGATGTAAATCTTCAAATACGCTCACAGGTTTAGTACAATTCCAGTTTAGTTCAAAGCCGGCTCTCTGTGTCACAGAATCAGTTACCTGACGTATCGTAATGGTACTATCCGTGGAGGTAATCATTCCTCCGTTAGGAAGTGATGTGCCATTGTATTGGCCTATCAAAGGACTTAGGATGTCCGGCCCGTCATAAATATACAAATAATCATTCGTTAGCTTATGAAACTCAAACGAAATAAATGTTAAGGTTACGGAAGTCGCACCGGATGGTGCAATGGTAACTACCCCATCTGTGTTATTTTGATAATCACCGACCGGGCCGCCACTATCATACAACTTGCCTGCACATGTGGTCAGCTTTGTGGTTGTATTTTGCGGCATTTGTTTTATACAGTTTAAGGTAATGTAGCTGCTTTTTGTCATCGTATCGCTTCCCAAAAAGTTGGTAACTATCAGTGTAACCGTATAAGTACCGGTTTCGTCATAGAAATGAGCGGGGTTGGCAAGTGTGCTGGTGCTTCCGTCTCCAAATATCCAAAGCCAACCAACTGCATTCGTGGAAAGGTCAACAAAGTGCACAGTATCTCCGCAATTATATACTGTTGTATCTGATACCGTAAAATCTGCAACCGGCGCTGAGGTAAGCTCACCAATGATCACACCATAATCTTCTACCTGGGCAAATGTTACGTCTGTGCAAGATGTGAATGAGCCTGGAGAAAGCGCATCTGATGATACACGCATCCGTAACAGGGCATCCAATACTACCGTACTGTCTCCAGGTATGGTAATATCACCT encodes:
- a CDS encoding T9SS type A sorting domain-containing protein; the protein is GDITIPGDSTVVLDALLRMRVSSDALSPGSFTSCTDVTFAQVEDYGVIIGELTSAPVADFTVSDTTVYNCGDTVHFVDLSTNAVGWLWIFGDGSTSTLANPAHFYDETGTYTVTLIVTNFLGSDTMTKSSYITLNCIKQMPQNTTTKLTTCAGKLYDSGGPVGDYQNNTDGVVTIAPSGATSVTLTFISFEFHKLTNDYLYIYDGPDILSPLIGQYNGTSLPNGGMITSTDSTITIRQVTDSVTQRAGFELNWNCTKPVSVFEDLHQSETLLIYPNPTSNSFTIDYAFEGKKDLNVMLMDMLGRIVFNEQITVDSVYEKEINLVNLPKGLYVLKINNGVEQLVRKVVLH